Proteins co-encoded in one Papaver somniferum cultivar HN1 chromosome 5, ASM357369v1, whole genome shotgun sequence genomic window:
- the LOC113284403 gene encoding uncharacterized protein LOC113284403 isoform X2 has product MNYSSTIPSLERSSNFLTFQGVITGPIFLSPLYRLLLTVVFAIEARPTSDDEIELSIHCIKRGSQDWDFFYFDEEKFSPSSPIRNTPILFDGEFYCVGYDGALGNFDLNDGYNWEVLEEARQQFKDSYPTFLAECGGDLLLVKLGCSEMPVRIFRLDFAKRKWVKVESLGKHMLFIYDISCFSAIAPNSRMANKSRDFAKNFCGTKGWLRNYTWIEPNWSKSTPQELDWFKLPSLP; this is encoded by the exons ATGAATTATTCTTCTACAATCCCTTCACTAGAGAGATCATCAAACTTCCTGACTTTCCAGGGTGTTATTACAGGTCCGATATTTCTTTCTCCTCTATACCGACTTCTTCTGACTGTTGTTTTCGCTATTGAGGCAAGGCCGACaagtgatgatgaaattgaattgTCTATCCACTGCATTAAAAGGGGGAGCCAGGAttgggattttttttattttgatgaagAGAAGTTCTCGCCATCCTCGCCAATACGTAACACTCCGATCTTGTTTGATGGGGAATTCTATTGTGTAGGTTATGACGGAGCTTTGGgaaattttgatttgaatgatggCTACAATTGGGAAGTCCTTGAGGAAGCCCGTCAACAGTTTAAGGACTCATATCCAACTTTTTTGGCAGAATGCGGAGGTGATCTTTTGTTAGTGAAACTAGGATGTTCTGAAATGCCAGTTAGAATCTTTAGATTGGATTTTGCTAAAAGGAAATGGGTTAAAGTTGAGAGTTTGGGGAAGCATATGTTGTTCATCTACGATATTAGTTGTTTCTCAGCAATAGCTCCGAATAGTCGGATGGCGAACAAG AGTCGGGATTTTGCTAAGAACTTTTGTGGCACAAAAGGCTGGCTTAGAAACTACACTTGGATTGAACCCAATTGGTCAAAGTCTACTCCTCAAGAGCTCGACTGGTTCAAGCTTCCGTCACTACCGTGA